In the genome of Amia ocellicauda isolate fAmiCal2 chromosome 3, fAmiCal2.hap1, whole genome shotgun sequence, one region contains:
- the slc6a7 gene encoding sodium-dependent proline transporter, translating to MKPLPEQWSEHPKKSAEPCPGEMQGEAPGKAPGNTADRAAASRPQSPAQLNGLTLVHDVINPTSQPQFDCRAPSPLPPPDLPPPREQWGGKYEFLLSCIGYCVGLGNVWRFPYLCYRNGGGVFLIPYFIMLFFTGVPLFLMELSLGQYGAAGPITVWKCCPLLKGIGIGMLCVSTLVCLYYNIIIAWTFYYLGMSFQSPLPWSCDAIANIGLCGNGSSLNGTNSSKLSPTEIFWNEKVLGVVNSKGLQDPGPVRWQLAICLLVAWFIIFLCMLKGIRSSGKVVYVTATFPYIVLIVLIIRGATLEGSLQGVAFYLTPNWEHLANAQVWNDAASQIFYSLGIGVGGLLSMASYNKFDNNVIRDTLVITIGNCATSFFSGFAIFSILGHMAWRKNVPVGEVADTGPGLAFVAYPEALALLPGSVFWSILFFLMLFMLGVDTLFGNMEGITTAVLDEFPQLRSNMKNKSIFLALLCFGFYLLGLLLITDGGIYWFTLIDSFSTSFGLIIITLFMCIGISFFYGVNQFCQDIVDMICLCPPWCTKVLLYFKACWVFCTPFLLLFILTYIFIEMYNTPLHYGSYLYPRWGTALGVCMGAACCLQIPIWAMVAIGKESGTLRDRFKKAIRPLNSWRMNNVNNGQRMVPEMVEAPFTVNLTEADFHAQVWERGQSEA from the exons AGTCCAGCTCAGCTGAATGGTCTCACCCTGGTACACGATGTCATCAACCCAACATCCCAGCCTCAGTTTGACTGTCGGGCCCCATCGCCGCTGCCCCCGCCCGATCTCCCCCCCCCTCGGGAGCAGTGGGGTGGGAAGTACGAGTTCCTGCTGTCCTGTATCGGCTATTGTGTTGGACTGGGCAACGTCTGGAGGTTCCCCTACCTCTGCTACCGCAATGGGGGAG GTGTGTTCCTCATCCCCTACTTCATCATGCTGTTTTTCACTGGTGTCCCCCTGTTTCTCATGGAGCTCAGTCTGGGGCAGTACGGAGCTGCGGGGCCCATTACCGTATGGAAGTGCTGTCCACTTCTCAAAG GCATTGGCATAGGGATGCTCTGTGTGTCCACCTTGGTCTGTCTGTATTACAACATCATCATTGCCTGGACCTTCTACTACCTGGGCATGTCCTTCCAGAGCCCCCTGCCCTGGTCCTGTGATGCCATTGCAAACATTGGGCTGTGTGGC AATGGATCCAGTCTGAATGGAACCAACAGCAGCAAGCTGAGTCCCACTGAGATCTTTTGGAA TGAGAAGGTGCTTGGGGTGGTGAACAGCAAGGGCCTTCAGGACCCCGGTCCGGTGAGGTGGCAGCTGGCCATATGTCTGCTGGTCGCCTGGTTCATCATCTTCCTCTGTATGCTCAAAGGCATCCGCAGCTCCGGCAAG GTGGTTTATGTGACAGCTACGTTCCCCTACATCGTGCTGATCGTGCTGATAATCCGAGGGGCCACCCTGGAGGGCTCCTTACAGGGGGTGGCTTTCTACCTCACACCCAACTGGGAACACCTTGCCAATGCTCAG GTATGGAATGATGCTGCATCACAAATATTCTACTCCCTAGgaattggggtgggggggcttctTTCCATGGCCTCCTACAACAAATTTGACAACAACGTCATCAG AGACACCCTGGTCATTACCATTGGGAACTGTGCCACCAGTTTCTTTTCAGGTTTTGCCATCTTCTCAATACTGGGACACATGGCCTGGAGGAAGAATGTTCCGGTGGGAGAAGTGGCGGACACCG GTCCCGGGTTGGCTTTTGTGGCCTACCCAGAAGCCCTTGCTCTCCTGCCCGGATCAGTTTTCTGGTCCATTCTGTTCTTCCTCATGCTGTTCATGTTGGGGGTGGACACTCTG TTTGGGAACATGGAGGGCATCACCACTGCAGTCCTGGACGAATTCCCCCAGCTGAGGAgtaacatgaaaaacaaatctatcTTCCTGGCTCTACTGTGCTTCGGATTTTACCTGCTGGGCCTGCTGTTGATCACAGAT GGGGGGATTTACTGGTTCACCCTCATCGACTCCTTCAGCACCAGTTTCGGACTCATCATCATCACCCTGTTCATGTGCATCGGCATCTCCTTCTTCTACG GAGTGAACCAGTTCTGCCAGGACATTGTGGACATGATCTGTCTTTGCCCACCCTGGTGCACTAAAGTGCTTCTCTACTTCAAAGCATGCTGGGTATTCTGCACACCCTTCCTCCTCCTG TTCATCCTGACTTACATTTTCATCGAGATGTACAACACACCTCTGCACTACGGCTCCTATCTGTACCCTCGCTGGGGTACAGCCCTGGGAGTGTGCATGGGGGCGGCCTGCTGCCTCCAGATCCCAATATGGGCCATGGTGGCCATTGGCAAGGAGTCTGGAACCCTGCGAGAC AGGTTCAAGAAAGCCATCCGGCCACTCAACTCCTGGCGGATGAACAATGTCAACAACGGGCAGAGGATGGTGCCAGAAATGGTGGAGGCACCATTTACGGTCAACCTCACCGAAGCCGACTTCCACGCGCAGGTGTGGGAACGTGGACAAAGTGAAGCGTGA
- the LOC136746842 gene encoding stromal interaction molecule 1 isoform X2 produces MDFSKLVTLWIVCLCLLGESRSEKPGFQPNTEQQQAESGLSELCRIDEVLCQDENANLSFEAIRSIHKQMDDDANGNVDVAETDGFLREDLNYHDPKAKHNSFHREDQFISVEDLWNAWKTSPVYNWTVQEVVDWLITYVELPQYEEAFKKLLLNGSAMPRLAMKNATLTGSLLKMLDRSHVQKLQLKALDTVLFGPPLMNRHNHLKDFMLVVSIVIGMGGCWFAYIQNRYSKDHMKKMMKDLEGLQRAEQSLHDLQQKLQIAQEEHRTVEVEKVNLEQKLRDEINSAKQEAQRLKGLREGTENELSRQKYAEEELEQVRMALKKAEKELESRSSWAPPNSLQKWLQLTHEVEVQYYNIKKQNAEKQLLVAKEGAEKIKKKRNTLFGTFHVAHSSSLDDVDHKILTAKQALSEVTAALRERLHRWQQIEILTGFTIVNNPGLPTLASVLNLDPSFMGGRPAPQHFIMTDDVDDMDEEMMAPGTLQSPSMMSLRQRHIDPQLAMGSQRLVEGCFAGQQAECGSYQPKSRASLRQARSHSFGQFEAFGGSTPLSSAVSHPSIICSASSSSSSSSSNPHSSFHHHSSHFQPMDTIPDLPPPDITYEMYQRTGSFGELNRSDSDSSLSQPSEQQRLSASYGSKGHPLKPTSLLHGGAARGEDTASLHSHTPNGGNRVQEGGLWTEATGDSPLAIKKVYGMEKSASLGEINSALVGLSQSESSHSLSPSSTDPDTPSPTADAKAGAAGGKGSRIPQLSTKKSPLEEDSGSTGEDTDSTVNRKKHTFKIFKKQKK; encoded by the exons AGCTGTGCCGCATCGATGAGGTTCTCTGCCAAGATGAGAATGCCAACCTGAGTTTCGAAGCCATCCGCAGCATCCACAAGCAGATGGACGATGATGCCAACGGAAATGTGGACGTTGCAGAGACTGATGGG TTCCTGCGGGAAGATTTGAACTATCACGATCCTAAGGCCAAACACAACAGCTTTCACAGAGAGGACCAGTTTATCAGCGTCGAAGACCTTTGGAATGCCTGGAAAACATCTCCAG TGTATAACTGGACAGTGCAGGAGGTGGTGGACTGGCTGATCACATACGTGGAGTTGCCCCAGTATGAGGAGGCCTTTAAGAAGCTGTTGCTCAATGGCAGTGCCATGCCAAG GTTGGCTATGAAGAATGCTACCCTGACCGGCTCTCTGCTGAAGATGCTGGATCGCAGCCACGTGCAGAAGCTCCAGTTGAAGGCCCTGGATACAGTGCTGTTTGGACCTCCACTGA TGAACAGACACAACCACCTGAAGGACTTCATGCTGGTGGTGTCCATCGTCATCGGGATGGGTGGATGCTGGTTCGCCTATATCCAGAACCGCTACTCCAAGGACCACATGAAGAAGATGATGAAGGACCTGGAGGGGCTGCAGAGGGCGGAGCAGAGCCTGCACGACTTACAGCAGAA gCTACAGATTGCCCAGGAGGAGCACCGCACCGTGGAGGTGGAGAAGGTCAACCTGGAGCAGAAGCTCAGGGATGAGATCAACTCGGCCAAGCAGGAGGCCCAGCGGCTGAAGGGGCTGCGCGAGGGCACAGAGAACGAACTGAGCCGGCAGAAATACGCAgaggaggagctggagcag GTCCGAATGGCCCTGAAGAAGGCCGAGAAGGAGCTGGAGTCTCGGTCCAGCTGGGCCCCTCCCAACTCTCTGCAGAAGTGGCTGCAGCTGACCCACGAGGTGGAGGTGCAGTACTACAACATTAAGAAGCAGAATGCTGAGAAACAGCTGCTGGTGGCCAAGGAGGGG GCTGAGAAGATCAAGAAGAAGAGGAACACGCTTTTTGGGACTTTCCACGTTGCACACAGCTCCTCCCTGGACGATGTGGATCACAAAATCCTGACGGCAAA GCAAGCGCTGAGCGAAGTGACTGCTGCCCTCAGGGAACGCCTGCACCGCTGGCAACAGATCGAGATCCTGACAGGCTTCACCATTGTCAATAACCCCGGGCTGCCCACCCTGGCCTCCGTGCTCAACCTAGACCCCAGCTTCATGGGCGGCCGCCCCGCGCCCCAACATTTCATCATGACCGACGACGTGGATGACATGGACGAGGAGATGATGGCGCCGGGCACTCTACAAT CCCCCAGTATGATGTCCCTGCGGCAGCGCCACATTGACCCCCAGCTGGCCATGGGCTCTCAAAGGTTGGTAGAAGGCTGTTTTGCAGGGCAGCAGGCCGAGTGTGGCTCCTACCAGCCCAAGTCTAGGGCCTCTCTCCGGCAGGCGCGCAGTCACTCCTTCGGGCAGTTTGAAGCCTTCGGTGGCTCCACTCCTCTGTCCTCTGCGGTTTCTCATCCCTCCATTATCTGCTccgcctcctcttcctcctcctcctcctcgtccaaCCCTCACTCCTCCTTCCACCATCACTCCTCTCATTTCCAGCCCATGGACACCATCCCTGACCTGCCCCCTCCGGACATCACCTACGAGATGTACCAGCGCACGGGAAGCTTTGG GGAACTTAACCGCTCGGACTCCGACTCCTCTCTGTCCCAGCCCAGCGAGCAACAGCGGCTGTCGGCGTCCTATGGCTCCAAGGGCCACCCCCTGAAGCCCACCTCCCTCCTCCACGGGGGTGCGGCCCGGGGAGAGGACACCGCCTCCCTGCATAGCCACACCCCCAACGGCGGGAACCGGGTCCAGGAGGGCGGGCTGTGGACGGAGGCCACGGGGGATAGCCCCCTGGCGATCAAGAAGGTGTACGGCATGGAGAAGTCGGCCAGCCTGGGTGAGATCAACAGCGCGCTGGTGGGGCTCTCGCAGTCCGAGTCGTCCCACTCCCTCAGCCCCTCCTCCACCGACCCTGACACGCCCTCCCCCACCGCCGATGCCAAGGCTGGAGCCGCGGGGGGGAAAGGGAGCCGCATCCCTCAGCTCTCCACCAAGAAGAGCCCCCTAGAGGAAGACAGTGGCTCCACAGGCGAAGACACCGACTCCACCGTCAACCGCAAAAAACACACCTTCAAGATCTTCAAGAAGCAGAAGAAGTAA
- the LOC136746842 gene encoding stromal interaction molecule 1 isoform X1 produces MDFSKLVTLWIVCLCLLGESRSEKPGFQPNTEQQQAESGLSELCRIDEVLCQDENANLSFEAIRSIHKQMDDDANGNVDVAETDGFLREDLNYHDPKAKHNSFHREDQFISVEDLWNAWKTSPVYNWTVQEVVDWLITYVELPQYEEAFKKLLLNGSAMPRLAMKNATLTGSLLKMLDRSHVQKLQLKALDTVLFGPPLMNRHNHLKDFMLVVSIVIGMGGCWFAYIQNRYSKDHMKKMMKDLEGLQRAEQSLHDLQQKLQIAQEEHRTVEVEKVNLEQKLRDEINSAKQEAQRLKGLREGTENELSRQKYAEEELEQVRMALKKAEKELESRSSWAPPNSLQKWLQLTHEVEVQYYNIKKQNAEKQLLVAKEGAEKIKKKRNTLFGTFHVAHSSSLDDVDHKILTAKQALSEVTAALRERLHRWQQIEILTGFTIVNNPGLPTLASVLNLDPSFMGGRPAPQHFIMTDDVDDMDEEMMAPGTLQYAAWLMDRQVSDLWSMGSDNHSLWKYSAPSMMSLRQRHIDPQLAMGSQRLVEGCFAGQQAECGSYQPKSRASLRQARSHSFGQFEAFGGSTPLSSAVSHPSIICSASSSSSSSSSNPHSSFHHHSSHFQPMDTIPDLPPPDITYEMYQRTGSFGELNRSDSDSSLSQPSEQQRLSASYGSKGHPLKPTSLLHGGAARGEDTASLHSHTPNGGNRVQEGGLWTEATGDSPLAIKKVYGMEKSASLGEINSALVGLSQSESSHSLSPSSTDPDTPSPTADAKAGAAGGKGSRIPQLSTKKSPLEEDSGSTGEDTDSTVNRKKHTFKIFKKQKK; encoded by the exons AGCTGTGCCGCATCGATGAGGTTCTCTGCCAAGATGAGAATGCCAACCTGAGTTTCGAAGCCATCCGCAGCATCCACAAGCAGATGGACGATGATGCCAACGGAAATGTGGACGTTGCAGAGACTGATGGG TTCCTGCGGGAAGATTTGAACTATCACGATCCTAAGGCCAAACACAACAGCTTTCACAGAGAGGACCAGTTTATCAGCGTCGAAGACCTTTGGAATGCCTGGAAAACATCTCCAG TGTATAACTGGACAGTGCAGGAGGTGGTGGACTGGCTGATCACATACGTGGAGTTGCCCCAGTATGAGGAGGCCTTTAAGAAGCTGTTGCTCAATGGCAGTGCCATGCCAAG GTTGGCTATGAAGAATGCTACCCTGACCGGCTCTCTGCTGAAGATGCTGGATCGCAGCCACGTGCAGAAGCTCCAGTTGAAGGCCCTGGATACAGTGCTGTTTGGACCTCCACTGA TGAACAGACACAACCACCTGAAGGACTTCATGCTGGTGGTGTCCATCGTCATCGGGATGGGTGGATGCTGGTTCGCCTATATCCAGAACCGCTACTCCAAGGACCACATGAAGAAGATGATGAAGGACCTGGAGGGGCTGCAGAGGGCGGAGCAGAGCCTGCACGACTTACAGCAGAA gCTACAGATTGCCCAGGAGGAGCACCGCACCGTGGAGGTGGAGAAGGTCAACCTGGAGCAGAAGCTCAGGGATGAGATCAACTCGGCCAAGCAGGAGGCCCAGCGGCTGAAGGGGCTGCGCGAGGGCACAGAGAACGAACTGAGCCGGCAGAAATACGCAgaggaggagctggagcag GTCCGAATGGCCCTGAAGAAGGCCGAGAAGGAGCTGGAGTCTCGGTCCAGCTGGGCCCCTCCCAACTCTCTGCAGAAGTGGCTGCAGCTGACCCACGAGGTGGAGGTGCAGTACTACAACATTAAGAAGCAGAATGCTGAGAAACAGCTGCTGGTGGCCAAGGAGGGG GCTGAGAAGATCAAGAAGAAGAGGAACACGCTTTTTGGGACTTTCCACGTTGCACACAGCTCCTCCCTGGACGATGTGGATCACAAAATCCTGACGGCAAA GCAAGCGCTGAGCGAAGTGACTGCTGCCCTCAGGGAACGCCTGCACCGCTGGCAACAGATCGAGATCCTGACAGGCTTCACCATTGTCAATAACCCCGGGCTGCCCACCCTGGCCTCCGTGCTCAACCTAGACCCCAGCTTCATGGGCGGCCGCCCCGCGCCCCAACATTTCATCATGACCGACGACGTGGATGACATGGACGAGGAGATGATGGCGCCGGGCACTCTACAAT ATGCAGCCTGGCTAATGGACCGTCAAGTGAGCGACCTCTGGTCCATGGGCTCGGACAACCACTCCCTGTGGAAATACTCCG CCCCCAGTATGATGTCCCTGCGGCAGCGCCACATTGACCCCCAGCTGGCCATGGGCTCTCAAAGGTTGGTAGAAGGCTGTTTTGCAGGGCAGCAGGCCGAGTGTGGCTCCTACCAGCCCAAGTCTAGGGCCTCTCTCCGGCAGGCGCGCAGTCACTCCTTCGGGCAGTTTGAAGCCTTCGGTGGCTCCACTCCTCTGTCCTCTGCGGTTTCTCATCCCTCCATTATCTGCTccgcctcctcttcctcctcctcctcctcgtccaaCCCTCACTCCTCCTTCCACCATCACTCCTCTCATTTCCAGCCCATGGACACCATCCCTGACCTGCCCCCTCCGGACATCACCTACGAGATGTACCAGCGCACGGGAAGCTTTGG GGAACTTAACCGCTCGGACTCCGACTCCTCTCTGTCCCAGCCCAGCGAGCAACAGCGGCTGTCGGCGTCCTATGGCTCCAAGGGCCACCCCCTGAAGCCCACCTCCCTCCTCCACGGGGGTGCGGCCCGGGGAGAGGACACCGCCTCCCTGCATAGCCACACCCCCAACGGCGGGAACCGGGTCCAGGAGGGCGGGCTGTGGACGGAGGCCACGGGGGATAGCCCCCTGGCGATCAAGAAGGTGTACGGCATGGAGAAGTCGGCCAGCCTGGGTGAGATCAACAGCGCGCTGGTGGGGCTCTCGCAGTCCGAGTCGTCCCACTCCCTCAGCCCCTCCTCCACCGACCCTGACACGCCCTCCCCCACCGCCGATGCCAAGGCTGGAGCCGCGGGGGGGAAAGGGAGCCGCATCCCTCAGCTCTCCACCAAGAAGAGCCCCCTAGAGGAAGACAGTGGCTCCACAGGCGAAGACACCGACTCCACCGTCAACCGCAAAAAACACACCTTCAAGATCTTCAAGAAGCAGAAGAAGTAA
- the LOC136746842 gene encoding stromal interaction molecule 1 isoform X4, with protein MDFSKLVTLWIVCLCLLGESRSEKPGFQPNTEQQQAESGLSELCRIDEVLCQDENANLSFEAIRSIHKQMDDDANGNVDVAETDGFLREDLNYHDPKAKHNSFHREDQFISVEDLWNAWKTSPVYNWTVQEVVDWLITYVELPQYEEAFKKLLLNGSAMPRLAMKNATLTGSLLKMLDRSHVQKLQLKALDTVLFGPPLMNRHNHLKDFMLVVSIVIGMGGCWFAYIQNRYSKDHMKKMMKDLEGLQRAEQSLHDLQQKLQIAQEEHRTVEVEKVNLEQKLRDEINSAKQEAQRLKGLREGTENELSRQKYAEEELEQVRMALKKAEKELESRSSWAPPNSLQKWLQLTHEVEVQYYNIKKQNAEKQLLVAKEGAEKIKKKRNTLFGTFHVAHSSSLDDVDHKILTAKQALSEVTAALRERLHRWQQIEILTGFTIVNNPGLPTLASVLNLDPSFMGGRPAPQHFIMTDDVDDMDEEMMAPGTLQSPSMMSLRQRHIDPQLAMGSQRELNRSDSDSSLSQPSEQQRLSASYGSKGHPLKPTSLLHGGAARGEDTASLHSHTPNGGNRVQEGGLWTEATGDSPLAIKKVYGMEKSASLGEINSALVGLSQSESSHSLSPSSTDPDTPSPTADAKAGAAGGKGSRIPQLSTKKSPLEEDSGSTGEDTDSTVNRKKHTFKIFKKQKK; from the exons AGCTGTGCCGCATCGATGAGGTTCTCTGCCAAGATGAGAATGCCAACCTGAGTTTCGAAGCCATCCGCAGCATCCACAAGCAGATGGACGATGATGCCAACGGAAATGTGGACGTTGCAGAGACTGATGGG TTCCTGCGGGAAGATTTGAACTATCACGATCCTAAGGCCAAACACAACAGCTTTCACAGAGAGGACCAGTTTATCAGCGTCGAAGACCTTTGGAATGCCTGGAAAACATCTCCAG TGTATAACTGGACAGTGCAGGAGGTGGTGGACTGGCTGATCACATACGTGGAGTTGCCCCAGTATGAGGAGGCCTTTAAGAAGCTGTTGCTCAATGGCAGTGCCATGCCAAG GTTGGCTATGAAGAATGCTACCCTGACCGGCTCTCTGCTGAAGATGCTGGATCGCAGCCACGTGCAGAAGCTCCAGTTGAAGGCCCTGGATACAGTGCTGTTTGGACCTCCACTGA TGAACAGACACAACCACCTGAAGGACTTCATGCTGGTGGTGTCCATCGTCATCGGGATGGGTGGATGCTGGTTCGCCTATATCCAGAACCGCTACTCCAAGGACCACATGAAGAAGATGATGAAGGACCTGGAGGGGCTGCAGAGGGCGGAGCAGAGCCTGCACGACTTACAGCAGAA gCTACAGATTGCCCAGGAGGAGCACCGCACCGTGGAGGTGGAGAAGGTCAACCTGGAGCAGAAGCTCAGGGATGAGATCAACTCGGCCAAGCAGGAGGCCCAGCGGCTGAAGGGGCTGCGCGAGGGCACAGAGAACGAACTGAGCCGGCAGAAATACGCAgaggaggagctggagcag GTCCGAATGGCCCTGAAGAAGGCCGAGAAGGAGCTGGAGTCTCGGTCCAGCTGGGCCCCTCCCAACTCTCTGCAGAAGTGGCTGCAGCTGACCCACGAGGTGGAGGTGCAGTACTACAACATTAAGAAGCAGAATGCTGAGAAACAGCTGCTGGTGGCCAAGGAGGGG GCTGAGAAGATCAAGAAGAAGAGGAACACGCTTTTTGGGACTTTCCACGTTGCACACAGCTCCTCCCTGGACGATGTGGATCACAAAATCCTGACGGCAAA GCAAGCGCTGAGCGAAGTGACTGCTGCCCTCAGGGAACGCCTGCACCGCTGGCAACAGATCGAGATCCTGACAGGCTTCACCATTGTCAATAACCCCGGGCTGCCCACCCTGGCCTCCGTGCTCAACCTAGACCCCAGCTTCATGGGCGGCCGCCCCGCGCCCCAACATTTCATCATGACCGACGACGTGGATGACATGGACGAGGAGATGATGGCGCCGGGCACTCTACAAT CCCCCAGTATGATGTCCCTGCGGCAGCGCCACATTGACCCCCAGCTGGCCATGGGCTCTCAAAG GGAACTTAACCGCTCGGACTCCGACTCCTCTCTGTCCCAGCCCAGCGAGCAACAGCGGCTGTCGGCGTCCTATGGCTCCAAGGGCCACCCCCTGAAGCCCACCTCCCTCCTCCACGGGGGTGCGGCCCGGGGAGAGGACACCGCCTCCCTGCATAGCCACACCCCCAACGGCGGGAACCGGGTCCAGGAGGGCGGGCTGTGGACGGAGGCCACGGGGGATAGCCCCCTGGCGATCAAGAAGGTGTACGGCATGGAGAAGTCGGCCAGCCTGGGTGAGATCAACAGCGCGCTGGTGGGGCTCTCGCAGTCCGAGTCGTCCCACTCCCTCAGCCCCTCCTCCACCGACCCTGACACGCCCTCCCCCACCGCCGATGCCAAGGCTGGAGCCGCGGGGGGGAAAGGGAGCCGCATCCCTCAGCTCTCCACCAAGAAGAGCCCCCTAGAGGAAGACAGTGGCTCCACAGGCGAAGACACCGACTCCACCGTCAACCGCAAAAAACACACCTTCAAGATCTTCAAGAAGCAGAAGAAGTAA
- the LOC136746842 gene encoding stromal interaction molecule 1 isoform X3: MDFSKLVTLWIVCLCLLGESRSEKPGFQPNTEQQQAESGLSELCRIDEVLCQDENANLSFEAIRSIHKQMDDDANGNVDVAETDGFLREDLNYHDPKAKHNSFHREDQFISVEDLWNAWKTSPVYNWTVQEVVDWLITYVELPQYEEAFKKLLLNGSAMPRLAMKNATLTGSLLKMLDRSHVQKLQLKALDTVLFGPPLMNRHNHLKDFMLVVSIVIGMGGCWFAYIQNRYSKDHMKKMMKDLEGLQRAEQSLHDLQQKLQIAQEEHRTVEVEKVNLEQKLRDEINSAKQEAQRLKGLREGTENELSRQKYAEEELEQVRMALKKAEKELESRSSWAPPNSLQKWLQLTHEVEVQYYNIKKQNAEKQLLVAKEGAEKIKKKRNTLFGTFHVAHSSSLDDVDHKILTAKQALSEVTAALRERLHRWQQIEILTGFTIVNNPGLPTLASVLNLDPSFMGGRPAPQHFIMTDDVDDMDEEMMAPGTLQYAAWLMDRQVSDLWSMGSDNHSLWKYSAPSMMSLRQRHIDPQLAMGSQRELNRSDSDSSLSQPSEQQRLSASYGSKGHPLKPTSLLHGGAARGEDTASLHSHTPNGGNRVQEGGLWTEATGDSPLAIKKVYGMEKSASLGEINSALVGLSQSESSHSLSPSSTDPDTPSPTADAKAGAAGGKGSRIPQLSTKKSPLEEDSGSTGEDTDSTVNRKKHTFKIFKKQKK, from the exons AGCTGTGCCGCATCGATGAGGTTCTCTGCCAAGATGAGAATGCCAACCTGAGTTTCGAAGCCATCCGCAGCATCCACAAGCAGATGGACGATGATGCCAACGGAAATGTGGACGTTGCAGAGACTGATGGG TTCCTGCGGGAAGATTTGAACTATCACGATCCTAAGGCCAAACACAACAGCTTTCACAGAGAGGACCAGTTTATCAGCGTCGAAGACCTTTGGAATGCCTGGAAAACATCTCCAG TGTATAACTGGACAGTGCAGGAGGTGGTGGACTGGCTGATCACATACGTGGAGTTGCCCCAGTATGAGGAGGCCTTTAAGAAGCTGTTGCTCAATGGCAGTGCCATGCCAAG GTTGGCTATGAAGAATGCTACCCTGACCGGCTCTCTGCTGAAGATGCTGGATCGCAGCCACGTGCAGAAGCTCCAGTTGAAGGCCCTGGATACAGTGCTGTTTGGACCTCCACTGA TGAACAGACACAACCACCTGAAGGACTTCATGCTGGTGGTGTCCATCGTCATCGGGATGGGTGGATGCTGGTTCGCCTATATCCAGAACCGCTACTCCAAGGACCACATGAAGAAGATGATGAAGGACCTGGAGGGGCTGCAGAGGGCGGAGCAGAGCCTGCACGACTTACAGCAGAA gCTACAGATTGCCCAGGAGGAGCACCGCACCGTGGAGGTGGAGAAGGTCAACCTGGAGCAGAAGCTCAGGGATGAGATCAACTCGGCCAAGCAGGAGGCCCAGCGGCTGAAGGGGCTGCGCGAGGGCACAGAGAACGAACTGAGCCGGCAGAAATACGCAgaggaggagctggagcag GTCCGAATGGCCCTGAAGAAGGCCGAGAAGGAGCTGGAGTCTCGGTCCAGCTGGGCCCCTCCCAACTCTCTGCAGAAGTGGCTGCAGCTGACCCACGAGGTGGAGGTGCAGTACTACAACATTAAGAAGCAGAATGCTGAGAAACAGCTGCTGGTGGCCAAGGAGGGG GCTGAGAAGATCAAGAAGAAGAGGAACACGCTTTTTGGGACTTTCCACGTTGCACACAGCTCCTCCCTGGACGATGTGGATCACAAAATCCTGACGGCAAA GCAAGCGCTGAGCGAAGTGACTGCTGCCCTCAGGGAACGCCTGCACCGCTGGCAACAGATCGAGATCCTGACAGGCTTCACCATTGTCAATAACCCCGGGCTGCCCACCCTGGCCTCCGTGCTCAACCTAGACCCCAGCTTCATGGGCGGCCGCCCCGCGCCCCAACATTTCATCATGACCGACGACGTGGATGACATGGACGAGGAGATGATGGCGCCGGGCACTCTACAAT ATGCAGCCTGGCTAATGGACCGTCAAGTGAGCGACCTCTGGTCCATGGGCTCGGACAACCACTCCCTGTGGAAATACTCCG CCCCCAGTATGATGTCCCTGCGGCAGCGCCACATTGACCCCCAGCTGGCCATGGGCTCTCAAAG GGAACTTAACCGCTCGGACTCCGACTCCTCTCTGTCCCAGCCCAGCGAGCAACAGCGGCTGTCGGCGTCCTATGGCTCCAAGGGCCACCCCCTGAAGCCCACCTCCCTCCTCCACGGGGGTGCGGCCCGGGGAGAGGACACCGCCTCCCTGCATAGCCACACCCCCAACGGCGGGAACCGGGTCCAGGAGGGCGGGCTGTGGACGGAGGCCACGGGGGATAGCCCCCTGGCGATCAAGAAGGTGTACGGCATGGAGAAGTCGGCCAGCCTGGGTGAGATCAACAGCGCGCTGGTGGGGCTCTCGCAGTCCGAGTCGTCCCACTCCCTCAGCCCCTCCTCCACCGACCCTGACACGCCCTCCCCCACCGCCGATGCCAAGGCTGGAGCCGCGGGGGGGAAAGGGAGCCGCATCCCTCAGCTCTCCACCAAGAAGAGCCCCCTAGAGGAAGACAGTGGCTCCACAGGCGAAGACACCGACTCCACCGTCAACCGCAAAAAACACACCTTCAAGATCTTCAAGAAGCAGAAGAAGTAA